The genomic DNA ATTCTTACGGGGATAAATGGTTTTGGGCGCCGGAGGTCTACTATGTGGAGGAGGATAAGAAGTTTTATATGTTCTATTCGGTAGAGGAACATGTCTGTGTTGCCACGTCCGATTCTCCTTTGGGCCCATTTGTGCAAGATGAAAAGAAGCCGATTCGAGAAGAAAAAGGAATCGATACATCCGTCTTTTTCGATGAGGACGGGAAAGCCTATCTTTATTTTGTTCGCTTTACAAACGGTAATGTGATTTGGTGTGCGGAGCTGAAAGATAATCTGAAAGAGATCAAAGAAGAAACATTGACGCAATGTGTTGAAGCTACCGAACCGTGGGAGCTGGTGTTCGGAAAGGTGGTTGAAGGGCCTTCTATTGTCAAGCAGGGCGGGCTTTATTATATGTTCTACTCCGCAAATGACTTCAGAAGTCAGGATTATGCCGTAGGTTATGCAACCTCGGATTCTCCTTTCGGTCCATGGAGGAAAAGCGAGAAAAATCCGCTTTTGCATAAAGTGGAAGAACTTGTCGGAACCGGTCATGGTGCACCCTTTTTGGACAAGGCGGGCAGATACCGCTATATTTTCCATGCCCATAAAAGTCAGACGGAAGTGAACCAGCGAAACTCTTATATTATTGATATGTCTCTGACTGGGAAGGATCGTGTTTCGATCGGTGGTGGTTTGATACGTCCGGAAGTCGTGAAATAAATCTCTCTTTTTGACCGGGTGGGATGGCAAGGTTCAGTCAGTTAGTTTGCCATCCTGTACCCGTTGGGAGTATATCCTGTCATTCTCTTGAACCAACGGCTGAAATGCTGGGGATAAGGAAATCCCAGTTCATAAGATATCTCACCGATGGATTTCGAAGTATCGGACATTCGTTCCCGGGCTATATCCAATGTTTTCTGTTGAATATGTTTCAAGGCAGATATCCCGGTTTCTTTTCTTAACAAGTCTCCCAGGTAATTGGCCGACAGACAAAGTTTGTCGGCGCAATATTGTACCGATGGCATACCGCTTTCTGCTGGTGCATTTGAGGCGAAATAATCATCCAAAAGACTTTCGAAACGCGTCAGGATATCATGATTTACATTTTCGCGTGTAATGAATTGTCGGTCATAAAAACGAATACAGTAATCGAGTAGCAGTTTGATATTATCCGTTATCAGTGATTTGCTGTGTTTGTCGATGGGATGTTGTAATTCTGTCCGTATCTTTTCCATACATTCGAGGACGATTTTGCGTTCTTGTTCCGAAAGATGCAATGCTTCGTTTGCATTATAGGAAAAATAAGAATATTCTTTTATCAGACGAGCTAATGGTGTCTTTTGCAAAAATTCAGGAT from Parabacteroides merdae ATCC 43184 includes the following:
- a CDS encoding helix-turn-helix domain-containing protein; amino-acid sequence: MSEIMKIDTVRQYNDYFGVETLHLSVSVIEGCKAKPLRYCRKLYNLYAILLKDTDCGQLKYGQSCYDYRQGTMLFLAPGQIMGSEDDGRLHQPEGWVLAFHPEFLQKTPLARLIKEYSYFSYNANEALHLSEQERKIVLECMEKIRTELQHPIDKHSKSLITDNIKLLLDYCIRFYDRQFITRENVNHDILTRFESLLDDYFASNAPAESGMPSVQYCADKLCLSANYLGDLLRKETGISALKHIQQKTLDIARERMSDTSKSIGEISYELGFPYPQHFSRWFKRMTGYTPNGYRMAN
- a CDS encoding glycoside hydrolase family 43 protein, which translates into the protein MKTDTLKKMLLMLLCVVSVNMTALGKELVSDVLPIADPYILFYNDTYYAYGTSRADGFEVYSSKDMKSWERSPRLALSKEDSYGDKWFWAPEVYYVEEDKKFYMFYSVEEHVCVATSDSPLGPFVQDEKKPIREEKGIDTSVFFDEDGKAYLYFVRFTNGNVIWCAELKDNLKEIKEETLTQCVEATEPWELVFGKVVEGPSIVKQGGLYYMFYSANDFRSQDYAVGYATSDSPFGPWRKSEKNPLLHKVEELVGTGHGAPFLDKAGRYRYIFHAHKSQTEVNQRNSYIIDMSLTGKDRVSIGGGLIRPEVVK